In Oryza sativa Japonica Group chromosome 2, ASM3414082v1, the following are encoded in one genomic region:
- the LOC9269675 gene encoding abscisic acid 8'-hydroxylase 1 precursor, producing the protein MGAFLLFVCVLAPFLLVCAVRGRRRQAGSSEAAACGLPLPPGSMGWPYVGETFQLYSSKNPNVFFNKKRNKYGPIFKTHILGCPCVMVSSPEAARFVLVTQAHLFKPTFPASKERMLGPQAIFFQQGDYHAHLRRIVSRAFSPESIRASVPAIEAIALRSLHSWDGQFVNTFQEMKTYALNVALLSIFGEEEMRYIEELKQCYLTLEKGYNSMPVNLPGTLFHKAMKARKRLGAIVAHIISARRERQRGNDLLGSFVDGREALTDAQIADNVIGVIFAARDTTASVLTWMVKFLGDHPAVLKAVTEEQLQIAKEKEASGEPLSWADTRRMKMTSRVIQETMRVASILSFTFREAVEDVEYQGYLIPKGWKVLPLFRNIHHNPDHFPCPEKFDPSRFEVAPKPNTFMPFGNGTHSCPGNELAKLEMLVLFHHLATKYRWSTSKSESGVQFGPFALPLNGLPMSFTRKNTEQE; encoded by the exons ATGGGTGCTTTTCTTCTGTTCGTGTGCGTGCTCGCGCCTTTCTTGCTTgtctgcgccgtccgcggccgccgccggcaggcGGGCTCGTCGgaagcggcggcgtgcggcctgccgctgccgccggggtCGATGGGGTGGCCGTACGTCGGGGAGACGTTCCAGCTGTACTCGTCCAAGAACCCCAACGTGTTCTTCAACAAGAAGCGGAACAAGTACGGTCCCATCTTCAAGACGCACATCCTGGGATGCCCCTGCGTGATGGTGTCCAGCCcggaggcggcgcggttcgTGCTGGTGACGCAGGCGCACCTCTTCAAGCCCACCTTCCCGGCGAGCAAGGAGCGGATGCTGGGTCCCCAGGCCATCTTCTTCCAGCAGGGCGACTACCACGCCCACCTCCGCCGCATCGTCTCCCGCGCCTTCTCCCCCGAGTCCATCCGCGCCTCCGTCCCGGCCATCGAGGCCATCGCGCTCCGCTCCCTCCACTCCTGGGACGGCCAGTTCGTCAACACCTTCCAAGAGATGAAGACT TACGCGCTGAATGTGGCATTGCTGTCCATCttcggggaggaggagatgcgcTACATCGAGGAGCTGAAGCAGTGCTACCTGACGCTGGAGAAGGGGTACAACTCGATGCCGGTGAACCTGCCGGGCACCCTGTTCCACAAGGCCATGAAGGCCCGGAAGAGGCTGGGCGCCATTGTGGCCCACATCATCTCTGCCCGGCGCGAGCGGCAGCGGGGGAACGACCTGCTAGGGTCGTTCGTGGACGGCCGCGAGGCCCTCACCGACGCCCAGATCGCCGACAACGTCATCGgcgtcatcttcgccgcccgcgACACCACCGCCAGCGTCCTCACCTGGATGGTCAAGTTCCTCGGCGACCACCCCGCCGTCCTCAAGGCCGTCACC GAAGAGCAGCTGCAGATTGCCAAGGAGAAAGAGGCGTCGGGCGAGCCGCTGTCATGGGCGGACACGCGGCGGATGAAGATGACGAGCCGGGTCATCCAGGAGACGATGAGGGTGGCGTCCATCCTCTCCTTCACCTTCAGGGAGGCCGTGGAGGACGTGGAATACCAAG GGTACCTGATCCCCAAGGGCTGGAAAGTGCTACCTCTGTTCCGCAACATCCACCACAACCCCGACCACTTCCCCTGCCCGGAAAAGTTCGACCCGTCCCGGTTCGAG GTGGCGCCCAAGCCCAACACGTTCATGCCGTTCGGGAACGGGACCCACTCGTGCCCGGGCAACGAGCTCGCCAAGCTGGAGATGCTCGTGCTCTTCCACCACCTCGCAACCAAGTACAGGTGGTCCACGTCCAAGTCCGAGAGCGGCGTCCAGTTCGGCCCCTTCGCGCTGCCGCTCAACGGCCTCCCCATGAGCTTCACCCGCAAGAACACCGAGCAGGAGTGA